The window GAGATCGTGCGAGGTGCCCGGGCCGCGGCAGGCCCGGGCACCACCGTGCTCGGACTCACCCCCACGTGGGGGCCCGAGTCCGCGGAGGGCTGGCTCGACAGCTATCTGTCGGCAGCCGCCGTCCTCGACACCCTGCGGACGTACCAAGGGCCCTACGAAGCCGTCGTCATGGCCGGATTCGGGGAGCACGGGCGCGAGGGCGTACGGGAACTCGTGGACGTACCCGTCGTCGACATCACCGAGGCGGCGGCCCATCTCGCGTGCCTGCTCGGGCGGCGGTACGGGGTCGTCACCACGTTGGAGCGCTCGGCCGGGCAGATCGAGGACAGCCTGTACACGGCGGGGGTCGCCCAGAACTGTGCGGTCGTCGTGGGCACGGGGCTGGGTGTTCTCGACCTGGGCGATGCCGAGCGCACGGAAGCGGCCTTCGTCGCCGCGGCCGAACGCGCCCGGGACGCCGGCGCCGAGGTCCTGGTGCTCGGATGCGCCGGGATGACCGGTCTGCAGCGGGCCGTGGGGGAGAAGCTGGGGCTGCCGGTCGTCGACGGGGTCGGCGCGGCGGTGAAGCTCGCCGAGTCGCTCGTATCGCTCGGGCTCACGACGAGCCGCGCGGGCGGTTACGCGAAGCCGCTGCCGAAGCGGCGGACCTGGGCGCCGCCGTCGGAGTGATTCCGGGTGCCGCGGATGCGGCGGGCGGGGCGGCGGATCGCGGGTGAAGCAGACTCCGGGAAGGGCGCCGGCGTGCGAGCCGGCGGCCTACGGACGAGTCGCCGCCGTTGCCGTCGGCGGTGGGAACGGAGTCGGTCGTGGCCGCATCTGTCGGTGCCCGTGTCCGGGTGTTCGCCGTCACGCTCGTCGCCATGGGGGCGGCCGCTTCGGCGGTGCTGTGGGGCGGTGGGGCTCCGGGAGCGGACGCCTCCGCGAGTGTGCGTGGCTGGGGTGTCGACCTGGGCGTCGGCTCCGGTGCCGTCGCCCGCGTCGCCGCCCAGGCCGGGCCGCCCTTCTGGCCGGCCGCGGGACCCGCGGTCGGATCGGGCGCCCGCTCGGACGGCGGTCCGGGCGTCGGCCCGGCCGGTCGCGGGGAGCCCCGAGTGGCCGGGACCGGGAAGGGAGAGGGGAGCGGGGCCGGGGCCGACGCCCTGAACGGAACCGGGGGCGAAGCCCGGCGCACGGTCCGGAGCAGCGCCGACAGTGGCTCGGAGCAGGCGGCCCCGGAGGTTTCCTTCTGGGTCGACCCCGAGTCACGTGCCGCCGGACAGGCCGCCGAATGGCGTCGTACGGGACGAGAGGCCGACGCTCTGCTGATGGAGCGGATCGCCACCCGTCCCCAGGCCGATTGGCTGAACGGGCCCGAGCCGCGCGCGGTCGTGGAGGCCCGGACCACCGCCGCCGCACGGGAAGGGCGTACGGCCGTACTCGTCGCCTACTACATCCCGCACCGCGACTGCGGCTCCTACTCGGGCGGCGGAGCCTGGAGTGCGTCGGGATACCGGGAGTGGGTCGACGAGTTCGCGGCGGGGATCGGCGACCGGAGCGCGTACGTGATCGTCGAACCGGACGCCGTGGCGCAGACGGTGGCGGGCTGTGGACGTGTGGTGCCGGAGGAGAGGTACGCGCTGCTGGCGTACGCGGTGGACCGGTTCAAGCGACAGCCCAACACCCGCGTCTACCTCGACGCGGGCAACGCGACCTGGCACCCGGACACGTCACGGCTGGTCGAGCCGCTGAAGGAGTCGGGTATCGCGCATGCTGACGGCTTCGCCTTGAACGTCTCCAACTTCCAGACGGACGCTGTCAGTTCGGCGTACGGCGACCTGCTGTCCGCGGCGCTCGGCGGCAAGCACTTCGTGATCGACAGCAGCCGTAACGGCAACGGCCCGCACGACGGCACGGAGGCCTGGTGCAACCCGCCGGGCCGGGCCCTGGGCACGGCGCCGGCCGCCGCCACGGGTGCGCCCCTGATCGACGCCTACCTGTGGATCAAGCGCCCGGGCGAGTCGGACGGCACCTGCCGGGGCGGACCGGCCGCCGGGCAGTGGTGGCCGTCGTACGCGTTGGAGCTGGCCCGCAACGCCCTCGGATGATCTGCGAGTTGGGGAGGGAGGGGGGCCAGGGGACATCGGCGGGTGTCAGCCGGAGAGCTCCTTGGTGATGCGGTCGAGCATGAAGGCCGAGGACTCGCGTGCCCGTTCCTCCCAGGCGAAGACGCAGGCTGTGGCGACGCCGTCGAAGTCCAGCTCGCGCAGAGTGGCGAAGAAGACGTCCCAGTCGACCTCGCCCTGCCCGATGTCCAGGTGCTGGTGGATGCGGGCGGCGGTGCCGGGCGGGTTGAGGATGTAGCGCAGCCCGGAGGAGCCCTTGTGGTTGAAGGAGTCGGCGATGTGCACGTGCTGGAGCTTGTCGCCGGCGTAGCGCATCATCGCCGCGATGTCCGCCGTCGGGTCGGCGCCGGAGAGGTGGAAGGTGTGCGGGGCGCAGTAGAGGTAGTTCACCCAGGGCTTGTTGACGGCGCGGACCAGGTCCACGGCCGGGGTGTTCTCCTCGCAGAAGTCGTCCGGGTGGGCCTCCAGGTTGAGCGCGATGCCCTCGCGCTCGAACACCGGCAGCAGTTCCTCCATCGAGCGCCAGAACGCGGCCTCGCTCTCGGCGGCCCGTTCGGGGCGGCCGTTGAACTCCGAGTTCATCAGGGGGCAGTCGAGTTCGGCGGTGATCTCGATCATCCGCTTCCAGTACCGCACGGCGGTCCGCCGTTCGGCCTCGTCGGGCGACGACCACTTGTACAGCGGCAGCACGGAGGCAAGCTGCACCCCGTGCGTGCGGAGGGACCGCTTGAGGTGCGCGACGCGCTCGTCGTCCGCCCGGGGGTGCAGGAAGAACGGCATGAAGTCGTCGCGCGGCGACAACTCGATGTGGCTGTAGCCGAGTTCGGCGACCGTGCGGACCATCTCTTCCAGGGGAAGGGCCCGGAGCATGTAGGGGTCGAGGGCGATCTTCACGCGGTGCCTCCGGTTGCGTAGAGGGCCGGGCGGGGCTTCATGTCCACGGTGACGACGGTGCCGTCGGATTCCAGTGAGCGGACGGCGGCGTCCGTGATGACGGTGGCGGCGTAGCCGTCCCAGGCACTCGGGCCGGTGGGCGCCGCGCCGGCTTCGACGGCTGCGATCCACTCGCGGAACTCGGTGTCGAACGCGTCGGCGAAGCGGCCCTTCCAGTCCTGGAGCACGGGGGTGCTGTGCAGTCCGGCGGTACGGATTTCCACGGCGGCCGGGTCGGGCAGCCGGACCAGGCCGTCCTCGCCGACGGTCTCGCACTGGATGTCGTAGCCGTACTGGCAGTTGACGAAGACCTCAAGGTCGATGCGGACGCCGCCGGCGGTCTCGAAGAGCATGATCTGCGGGTCCTTGAGGTGCTCGAACCGCTTGCTCGTGGCGCGTGGGGTGAGAACCTGCGCGGAGACGATCTCGTCGTCGAGCAGCCAGCGCAGCACGTCGATCTCGTGGACGGCGGTGTCCTGAGCGGCCATCGCCGAGCGGTAGGCGTCCGGCACGGTCGGGTTGCGGTGCGCGCAGTGCACGATCAGCGGGGCGCCGATGGTTCCGGCCGCGATGACCTCCCTCATCCGCCGGTAGCCGGTGTCGAAGCGGCGCATGAAGCCGACCTGGACCAGTCGGCGGCCGTGTGCGCGCTCGGCCTCCACGATCCGCAGGCAGTCGTCGGCGGTCGTGGCGAGGGGCTTCTCGCAGAACACCGGCTTCCCGGCGCCGATCGCGGCCAGTACGTGCTCCGCGTGGGTGGGGCCCCAGGAGGTGACGAGCACGGCGTCCACCTCGGGAGATCCGACCAGGTCGGCGCCGGTCGACAGCGCGACGGCGCCGACGCGCGCGGCGACCTCCTCCGCACGGGCCGCGTCGATGTCCGTC of the Streptomyces aurantiacus genome contains:
- a CDS encoding aspartate/glutamate racemase family protein → MRIVVTNCNTTQGMTEEIVRGARAAAGPGTTVLGLTPTWGPESAEGWLDSYLSAAAVLDTLRTYQGPYEAVVMAGFGEHGREGVRELVDVPVVDITEAAAHLACLLGRRYGVVTTLERSAGQIEDSLYTAGVAQNCAVVVGTGLGVLDLGDAERTEAAFVAAAERARDAGAEVLVLGCAGMTGLQRAVGEKLGLPVVDGVGAAVKLAESLVSLGLTTSRAGGYAKPLPKRRTWAPPSE
- a CDS encoding glycoside hydrolase family 6 protein yields the protein MAASVGARVRVFAVTLVAMGAAASAVLWGGGAPGADASASVRGWGVDLGVGSGAVARVAAQAGPPFWPAAGPAVGSGARSDGGPGVGPAGRGEPRVAGTGKGEGSGAGADALNGTGGEARRTVRSSADSGSEQAAPEVSFWVDPESRAAGQAAEWRRTGREADALLMERIATRPQADWLNGPEPRAVVEARTTAAAREGRTAVLVAYYIPHRDCGSYSGGGAWSASGYREWVDEFAAGIGDRSAYVIVEPDAVAQTVAGCGRVVPEERYALLAYAVDRFKRQPNTRVYLDAGNATWHPDTSRLVEPLKESGIAHADGFALNVSNFQTDAVSSAYGDLLSAALGGKHFVIDSSRNGNGPHDGTEAWCNPPGRALGTAPAAATGAPLIDAYLWIKRPGESDGTCRGGPAAGQWWPSYALELARNALG
- a CDS encoding sugar phosphate isomerase/epimerase family protein, with the protein product MKIALDPYMLRALPLEEMVRTVAELGYSHIELSPRDDFMPFFLHPRADDERVAHLKRSLRTHGVQLASVLPLYKWSSPDEAERRTAVRYWKRMIEITAELDCPLMNSEFNGRPERAAESEAAFWRSMEELLPVFEREGIALNLEAHPDDFCEENTPAVDLVRAVNKPWVNYLYCAPHTFHLSGADPTADIAAMMRYAGDKLQHVHIADSFNHKGSSGLRYILNPPGTAARIHQHLDIGQGEVDWDVFFATLRELDFDGVATACVFAWEERARESSAFMLDRITKELSG
- a CDS encoding Gfo/Idh/MocA family oxidoreductase → MTVRVGVIGAGMIGQDHIRRLTDVVTAARVTAVTDIDAARAEEVAARVGAVALSTGADLVGSPEVDAVLVTSWGPTHAEHVLAAIGAGKPVFCEKPLATTADDCLRIVEAERAHGRRLVQVGFMRRFDTGYRRMREVIAAGTIGAPLIVHCAHRNPTVPDAYRSAMAAQDTAVHEIDVLRWLLDDEIVSAQVLTPRATSKRFEHLKDPQIMLFETAGGVRIDLEVFVNCQYGYDIQCETVGEDGLVRLPDPAAVEIRTAGLHSTPVLQDWKGRFADAFDTEFREWIAAVEAGAAPTGPSAWDGYAATVITDAAVRSLESDGTVVTVDMKPRPALYATGGTA